A genomic segment from Pseudomonas sessilinigenes encodes:
- a CDS encoding TIGR01777 family oxidoreductase — translation MHILLTGGTGLIGQALCRHWLAQGHQLSVWTRQPDKVAALCGPQVRAVKELQELDQLPVDAVINLAGAPIADRPWTHKRKALLWASRIALTETLLAWLDSREHKPRVLLSGSAVGWYGDGGERELDEESPPVSEDFASQLCIAWEETAQRAESMGVRVVLVRTGLVLSAQGGFLSRLLLPFKLGLGGPIGNGRQWMPWIHIDDQIALIDFLMHQDAARGPYNACAPKPARNREFAKALGRVLHRPALLPLPAFVLRLLLGELSLLLLGGQRAVPARLLEAGFTFQFTDLPAALDDVSRRH, via the coding sequence ATGCATATATTGCTGACCGGCGGTACTGGTTTGATCGGGCAGGCGCTGTGTCGCCATTGGCTGGCCCAGGGTCATCAGTTGAGTGTATGGACTCGCCAGCCCGATAAAGTGGCCGCTTTGTGCGGTCCTCAAGTAAGGGCAGTCAAGGAATTGCAAGAGCTGGACCAGCTCCCCGTGGATGCGGTGATCAACCTGGCCGGCGCACCCATAGCCGATCGTCCCTGGACTCACAAGCGCAAGGCGCTGTTGTGGGCCAGCCGCATTGCCCTTACCGAAACCCTGTTGGCCTGGCTCGACAGCCGTGAGCACAAGCCCCGTGTACTGCTTTCAGGGTCGGCGGTGGGGTGGTACGGCGATGGCGGCGAACGCGAGCTGGATGAAGAGTCGCCGCCAGTCAGCGAAGATTTTGCCAGTCAACTGTGTATCGCCTGGGAGGAAACGGCGCAACGTGCCGAGTCCATGGGAGTGCGCGTGGTGCTGGTGCGCACCGGCCTGGTGCTGTCTGCGCAGGGCGGCTTTTTGTCACGCCTGTTGCTGCCATTCAAGCTGGGCCTGGGTGGCCCGATCGGCAATGGCCGGCAGTGGATGCCGTGGATTCATATCGATGATCAAATTGCCCTGATTGATTTTCTTATGCATCAGGATGCGGCACGGGGTCCTTATAATGCCTGCGCGCCGAAGCCTGCACGCAACCGTGAGTTCGCCAAGGCCCTGGGGCGGGTCCTGCACCGGCCTGCATTGTTGCCGCTACCGGCCTTTGTGTTGCGCCTGCTGCTGGGCGAGTTGTCGCTGTTGCTACTAGGCGGCCAGCGCGCCGTGCCAGCGCGCTTGCTGGAGGCAGGGTTCACTTTCCAGTTCACTGATTTGCCCGCGGCCCTGGATGACGTATCCCGCCGCCATTGA
- the hemH gene encoding ferrochelatase has product MTDHALLLVNLGSPASTSVADVRSYLNQFLMDPYVIDLPWPVRRLLVSLILIKRPAQSAHAYQSIWWEEGSPLVVLSRRLQRAMSEQWKQGPVELAMRYGEPSIESALLKLTAQGQRRITLAPLYPQFADSTVTTVVEEARRVVREHQLDVQFSVLQPFYDQPEYIDALVTSVKPHLQQPFDHLLLSFHGLPERHLQKLNPGHRLDGLGDCCRDASPQVLDNCYRGQCFRTAQAFAQQMGLADGQWSVSFQSRLGRAKWIEPYTEARLDELAQQGVKKLLVMCPAFVADCIETLEEIGDRGREQFREAGGEDLLLIPCLNDDPQWVQELANLCARAPLAL; this is encoded by the coding sequence ATGACCGATCACGCGTTGCTCCTGGTCAACCTCGGTTCGCCGGCCTCCACCTCCGTGGCGGATGTGCGCAGCTACCTCAATCAGTTCCTCATGGACCCCTATGTGATCGACCTGCCCTGGCCGGTACGACGCTTACTGGTGTCGCTGATCCTGATCAAGCGCCCGGCTCAGTCGGCCCACGCCTACCAATCCATCTGGTGGGAAGAGGGTTCGCCGTTGGTGGTGCTCAGCCGACGCCTGCAGCGAGCAATGAGCGAGCAATGGAAGCAGGGGCCTGTGGAGTTGGCGATGCGCTACGGCGAGCCTTCGATCGAATCTGCACTGCTCAAGCTGACGGCCCAGGGCCAGCGCAGGATTACCCTGGCTCCGCTGTACCCACAATTCGCCGACAGTACTGTGACCACTGTGGTCGAGGAAGCCCGGCGCGTAGTGCGCGAGCATCAGCTGGATGTGCAGTTCAGCGTGCTGCAGCCGTTCTACGACCAGCCTGAATACATCGACGCCCTGGTGACCAGCGTCAAGCCACATCTGCAACAGCCATTCGACCACTTGCTGCTGAGTTTCCACGGCTTGCCTGAGCGACACTTGCAGAAGCTCAACCCAGGACACCGGCTGGATGGCCTGGGGGATTGCTGCCGGGACGCCTCGCCGCAGGTGCTCGACAATTGTTATCGCGGGCAGTGCTTTCGTACCGCGCAGGCCTTTGCCCAGCAAATGGGCCTGGCCGATGGGCAATGGTCGGTGTCGTTCCAGTCGCGCTTGGGACGTGCCAAGTGGATCGAGCCTTATACCGAAGCCCGGTTGGATGAGTTGGCCCAGCAGGGTGTGAAGAAGCTGCTGGTGATGTGCCCAGCCTTTGTCGCCGATTGCATCGAGACGCTGGAGGAGATCGGGGATCGCGGACGTGAACAGTTCCGTGAGGCCGGAGGAGAGGATCTGTTGTTGATTCCGTGCTTGAACGATGACCCGCAATGGGTGCAGGAGTTGGCCAATTTGTGCGCCCGGGCACCGCTGGCCTTATAG
- a CDS encoding uracil-xanthine permease family protein, giving the protein MQDEFNDPLWRQVLSGAQMLFVAFGALVLMPLITGLDPNVALFTAGLGTLLFQLVTGRQVPVFLASSFAFITPIILAKGQFGLAATMGGVMAAGFVYTFLGLAVKIKGTGFIDRLLPPVVIGPVIISIGLAMAPIAANMAMGKAGDGSELIHYQTAMMISMPALLTTLVVAVFGKGIFRLVPIISGVLVGFALSFYFGVVDTAKIAAAPWLALPHFTAPEFNWQAILFIVPVALAPAIEHIGGVIAVGSVTGRDYLKKPGLHRTLFGDGVATTAAGLFGGPPNTTYAEVTGAVMLTKNYNPKIMTWAAVFAITLAFIGKFGALLQSIPVPVMGGILCLLFGSIAAVGMNTLIRHKIDLGEARNLVIVSVTLVFGIGGMLVGTGTGQNDVGLKGIALCAIVAIALNLVLPGNDSWKNNKSDGPII; this is encoded by the coding sequence ATGCAGGATGAGTTCAACGATCCGCTCTGGCGCCAGGTGCTGTCTGGCGCCCAGATGCTTTTCGTGGCCTTTGGCGCCCTGGTGTTGATGCCGCTGATTACCGGTCTTGATCCCAACGTGGCGCTGTTCACGGCGGGTCTTGGGACTCTGTTGTTCCAACTGGTCACTGGCCGCCAAGTGCCGGTGTTCCTGGCTTCGAGCTTCGCCTTCATTACCCCGATCATTCTCGCCAAGGGCCAGTTCGGCCTGGCCGCGACCATGGGCGGCGTCATGGCGGCAGGTTTCGTCTACACCTTTCTCGGGCTGGCGGTGAAGATCAAGGGTACGGGGTTCATCGACCGCCTGCTGCCACCCGTGGTCATCGGCCCGGTGATCATTTCCATCGGCCTGGCCATGGCTCCCATCGCCGCCAACATGGCCATGGGCAAGGCCGGCGACGGCAGCGAGCTGATCCACTACCAGACCGCCATGATGATCTCCATGCCGGCGCTGCTCACCACCCTGGTGGTGGCGGTGTTCGGCAAGGGAATCTTCCGCCTGGTGCCGATCATTTCCGGGGTACTGGTGGGTTTTGCCCTGTCGTTCTACTTCGGCGTGGTGGACACCGCCAAGATCGCTGCCGCGCCTTGGCTGGCCCTGCCGCACTTCACTGCACCGGAGTTCAACTGGCAGGCGATCCTGTTCATTGTTCCGGTAGCCCTGGCGCCAGCCATCGAACACATCGGTGGAGTGATCGCCGTAGGTAGCGTGACCGGTCGCGACTACCTGAAGAAGCCCGGCCTGCACCGCACCCTGTTTGGCGACGGCGTCGCCACCACCGCTGCCGGCCTGTTCGGCGGTCCGCCCAACACCACCTACGCCGAAGTGACCGGCGCGGTGATGCTGACCAAGAACTACAACCCGAAGATCATGACCTGGGCTGCGGTGTTCGCCATCACCCTGGCCTTCATCGGCAAGTTCGGTGCACTGCTGCAAAGCATCCCGGTGCCGGTGATGGGCGGGATCCTCTGCCTGTTGTTCGGCTCGATCGCCGCCGTGGGCATGAACACCCTGATCCGCCACAAGATCGACCTTGGCGAGGCACGCAACCTGGTGATCGTCTCCGTGACCCTGGTGTTCGGTATCGGTGGAATGCTGGTAGGTACAGGTACCGGCCAGAATGACGTCGGCCTCAAGGGCATTGCCCTGTGCGCCATCGTCGCCATTGCCTTGAACCTGGTCTTGCCAGGCAACGATAGCTGGAAAAACAACAAGTCCGACGGGCCCATCATCTGA
- the upp gene encoding uracil phosphoribosyltransferase yields the protein MPTHEIRHPLIRHKLGLMRRADISTKNFRELAQEVGALLTYEATKDLPLESYEIPGWCGPVQVEKIAGKKITVVPILRAGIGMLEGVLSLIPGAKVSAVGVARNEETLQAHTYLEKLVPEIDERLAMIIDPMLATGSSMVATIDLLKKAGCRDIRAMVLVAAPEGIATVEQAHPDVTIYTASIDQKLNEHGYIIPGLGDAGDKIFGTKQKDS from the coding sequence ATGCCTACCCATGAGATCCGCCACCCGCTGATCCGTCATAAACTTGGCCTTATGCGCCGCGCAGACATCAGCACCAAGAACTTTCGCGAGCTCGCTCAGGAAGTCGGTGCCCTACTGACATACGAAGCCACCAAAGACCTGCCCCTGGAAAGTTATGAGATTCCAGGCTGGTGCGGCCCTGTCCAGGTCGAGAAGATCGCTGGCAAGAAGATTACCGTGGTTCCCATCCTGCGCGCCGGCATCGGCATGCTCGAAGGCGTGCTGAGCCTGATCCCAGGCGCCAAGGTCAGCGCCGTCGGCGTGGCCCGCAACGAGGAAACCCTGCAAGCCCATACCTACCTGGAAAAACTGGTACCGGAGATCGATGAGCGCCTGGCGATGATCATCGACCCCATGCTGGCCACCGGCAGCTCCATGGTCGCCACCATCGACCTGCTGAAAAAAGCCGGTTGCCGGGATATCCGTGCCATGGTCCTGGTGGCTGCTCCCGAAGGTATCGCTACGGTCGAGCAGGCTCATCCGGATGTGACGATCTACACCGCCTCCATCGACCAGAAACTCAACGAGCATGGCTACATCATTCCTGGGCTGGGTGATGCCGGCGACAAGATCTTCGGCACCAAGCAGAAGGATTCCTGA
- a CDS encoding hypoxanthine-guanine phosphoribosyltransferase: protein MSADLEHIRQIMREADCLYTEAEVEATIARIGAQITEDLAERNPVVFCVMNGGLIFAGKLLTHLRFPLEASYLHATRYRNETSGGELFWKSKPEVSFIDRDVLIIDDILDEGHTLSAIIDFCRHAGARAVHTAVLIDKDHDRKARPDLKADYMGLTCVDRYVFGYGMDYKGYWRNAAGIYAVKGM, encoded by the coding sequence ATGTCCGCTGATCTCGAGCATATCCGTCAAATCATGCGCGAGGCTGACTGCCTGTACACCGAAGCTGAAGTCGAGGCGACCATCGCCCGGATCGGTGCACAAATCACTGAAGACCTGGCTGAGCGCAATCCGGTGGTGTTCTGCGTGATGAACGGCGGCCTGATCTTCGCTGGCAAGTTGCTGACCCACTTGCGCTTTCCCCTGGAAGCCTCCTACCTGCATGCAACTCGTTATCGCAACGAAACCAGCGGTGGCGAGCTGTTCTGGAAATCCAAGCCAGAAGTTTCCTTTATTGACCGCGACGTGCTGATCATCGACGACATTCTTGATGAAGGGCACACCTTGAGCGCGATCATCGACTTCTGCCGTCACGCCGGTGCCCGTGCCGTGCATACCGCCGTACTGATCGACAAGGATCACGATCGCAAGGCCCGTCCGGATCTCAAGGCCGACTACATGGGCCTGACCTGCGTCGACCGTTATGTCTTTGGTTATGGCATGGACTACAAGGGCTATTGGCGTAACGCCGCAGGCATCTACGCCGTGAAGGGGATGTAA
- a CDS encoding WbuC family cupin fold metalloprotein: protein MSGPSFFDQALFRDLTEKAAANPRGRQHHNFHAMEEPCHRLAIGLQPSTYIPPHRHLSADKAETLLVLKGRLGVLIFDAAGQVREKRVLEAGGDCVGVDLPAGVFHGFVALAPDSLMFECKAGPYCQLSEGEHASWAPREGEPGAPDYHAWMLAQFD from the coding sequence ATGTCCGGCCCGAGCTTTTTCGATCAAGCACTGTTCCGTGATCTGACCGAGAAGGCCGCGGCCAATCCTCGTGGGCGCCAGCATCACAACTTCCATGCCATGGAAGAGCCTTGTCATCGCTTGGCGATAGGCCTGCAACCTTCGACCTATATCCCGCCCCATCGGCACCTGAGCGCTGACAAGGCTGAGACGCTGCTAGTGCTCAAGGGGCGCCTGGGCGTGCTGATCTTCGATGCGGCAGGCCAGGTGCGGGAAAAGCGTGTCCTGGAGGCCGGTGGCGACTGCGTAGGGGTGGACCTGCCTGCCGGAGTGTTCCATGGCTTTGTGGCACTGGCGCCCGATAGCCTGATGTTCGAATGCAAGGCTGGGCCTTATTGTCAGTTGAGCGAGGGCGAGCACGCCAGCTGGGCGCCTCGTGAAGGTGAGCCGGGTGCGCCTGATTACCACGCCTGGATGCTCGCCCAGTTCGACTGA
- a CDS encoding PA4642 family protein — protein MRKDKKQVIGDEIGDEQIKLFLDFEPVDATSPSLHKLIKAYRGLRIDDFERFLGFFVEAGLDLDGKDEQGKTFVELIRDQRNAADYIELIAQARG, from the coding sequence ATGCGTAAAGATAAGAAGCAAGTGATTGGTGACGAGATCGGTGACGAGCAGATCAAGTTGTTCCTCGATTTTGAGCCGGTCGACGCGACCTCGCCGTCCCTGCATAAGCTGATCAAGGCCTATCGTGGCTTGCGTATCGATGATTTCGAGCGTTTCCTGGGCTTTTTCGTCGAGGCGGGTCTCGATCTGGATGGCAAGGACGAGCAGGGCAAGACCTTCGTCGAGTTGATCCGGGACCAACGCAATGCCGCTGACTACATTGAGCTGATCGCCCAGGCCCGCGGCTGA
- the mqo gene encoding malate dehydrogenase (quinone), which translates to MAHNEAVDVVLVGAGIMSATLAVLLKELDPAIKLEVVELMDSGAAESSNPWNNAGTGHAGLCELNYTPQAADGSIDIKKAVHINTQFEVSKQFWSYLTKQGTFGSSKSFISPVPHLSFVQGDKGVSFLKKRFEVLSQHHAFADMEYTEDKAKMAEWMPLMMPGRAADETIAATRVTNGTDVNFGALTNQLLKHLTSAPDTQVKYCKRVTGLKRNKANGWTVSIKDVNSGNTREVDAKFVFLGAGGAALPLLQASGIEESKGFGGFPVSGQWLRCDNPEVVKQHQAKVYSQAAVGSPPMSVPHLDTRVVDGKKSLLFGPYAGFTTKFLKHGSFLDLPMSVRAGNIGPMLAVARDNMDLTKYLVSEVMQSMEQRLESLRRFYPEAKAEDWRLEVAGQRVQIIKKDPKKGGVLQFGTELVAAKDGSLAALLGASPGASVTVSIMLDLIERCFPAKASGEWAAKLKEIFPAREKALESDAALYRKINSENNLSLELVAPSKETESCA; encoded by the coding sequence ATGGCGCATAACGAAGCAGTAGACGTCGTATTGGTCGGGGCCGGCATCATGAGTGCCACCCTCGCCGTACTGCTCAAAGAGCTCGACCCCGCAATCAAGCTGGAAGTCGTCGAGCTGATGGACTCGGGTGCCGCGGAGAGTTCCAACCCATGGAACAACGCCGGTACCGGTCACGCTGGCCTTTGTGAGCTGAACTACACGCCACAGGCCGCCGATGGCAGCATCGACATCAAGAAAGCCGTGCATATCAACACCCAGTTCGAGGTGTCGAAGCAGTTCTGGTCCTACCTGACCAAACAAGGCACGTTCGGCTCGTCCAAGTCCTTCATCAGCCCGGTGCCACACCTGAGCTTCGTCCAGGGCGACAAGGGCGTTTCCTTCCTCAAGAAGCGCTTTGAAGTGCTGAGCCAGCACCATGCCTTCGCCGACATGGAATACACCGAGGACAAGGCCAAGATGGCCGAGTGGATGCCGCTGATGATGCCGGGCCGCGCCGCGGACGAAACCATCGCCGCCACCCGCGTGACCAACGGTACGGACGTCAACTTCGGCGCCCTGACCAACCAGTTGCTCAAGCACCTGACCAGCGCTCCGGACACCCAGGTCAAGTACTGCAAGCGCGTGACCGGCCTCAAGCGCAACAAGGCCAACGGCTGGACCGTGAGCATCAAGGACGTCAACAGCGGCAACACCCGCGAAGTCGACGCCAAGTTCGTATTCCTCGGCGCCGGTGGCGCGGCACTGCCACTGCTGCAAGCGTCGGGTATCGAGGAAAGCAAGGGCTTCGGTGGTTTCCCGGTCAGTGGCCAATGGCTGCGTTGCGATAACCCGGAAGTGGTCAAGCAGCACCAGGCCAAGGTCTACAGCCAGGCCGCCGTTGGTTCGCCACCGATGTCGGTGCCGCACCTGGACACCCGCGTGGTCGACGGCAAGAAGTCCCTGCTGTTCGGGCCTTACGCCGGCTTCACCACCAAGTTCCTCAAGCACGGCTCGTTCCTGGACCTGCCGATGTCGGTACGCGCCGGCAACATCGGCCCGATGCTGGCCGTGGCCCGGGACAACATGGACCTGACCAAGTACCTGGTCAGCGAAGTCATGCAGTCCATGGAACAACGCCTGGAATCCCTGCGCCGCTTCTACCCCGAGGCCAAGGCCGAGGACTGGCGCCTGGAAGTCGCGGGACAACGGGTGCAGATCATCAAGAAAGACCCGAAAAAAGGCGGTGTGCTGCAGTTCGGCACCGAGCTGGTTGCAGCCAAGGACGGTTCCCTGGCCGCCCTGCTGGGCGCCTCCCCTGGCGCGTCGGTCACCGTTTCGATCATGCTCGACCTGATCGAGCGCTGCTTCCCGGCCAAAGCCAGTGGTGAATGGGCTGCCAAGCTCAAGGAAATTTTCCCGGCCCGGGAAAAAGCCCTGGAAAGCGACGCGGCCCTGTATCGCAAGATCAACAGCGAGAACAACCTGAGCCTGGAGCTGGTCGCGCCAAGCAAGGAAACCGAAAGCTGCGCCTGA
- a CDS encoding YajG family lipoprotein, with protein MLQRLLFGLITVASLSLVGCAHSPQQLSPEPKLTSQLAPVGRGQPVVVRVVDGRPSPTLGTRGGLYPETSAITVQSAQILPKLQAQAEAAVRLLGFTPTTGGSNAPQLTVTLAELKYQSPKEGLYVTEATIGATFRSDVQNANRRYSGRYGASLDQRFGMAPNQDTNTKLVGDVLSDALTRLFKDPTVGQILGE; from the coding sequence ATGTTGCAACGCCTGTTGTTCGGTTTGATCACTGTGGCCAGCCTGTCGCTGGTCGGCTGCGCCCACAGCCCGCAACAACTCAGCCCGGAGCCGAAGCTCACCTCTCAGCTGGCGCCTGTCGGCCGTGGCCAGCCAGTGGTGGTGAGAGTCGTCGACGGCCGCCCATCGCCAACCCTGGGGACCCGTGGCGGCCTGTACCCGGAAACCAGTGCCATCACCGTACAAAGCGCGCAGATTCTGCCGAAGTTGCAGGCCCAGGCCGAAGCTGCAGTGCGTTTGCTGGGCTTCACGCCTACCACTGGTGGTAGCAATGCTCCCCAACTGACCGTGACCCTGGCCGAGCTCAAGTACCAGTCGCCCAAAGAAGGCCTTTACGTAACCGAGGCGACCATCGGCGCGACTTTCCGCTCCGACGTCCAGAACGCCAACCGCCGCTACAGCGGCCGTTATGGCGCATCCCTGGATCAGCGCTTTGGCATGGCGCCAAACCAGGACACCAATACCAAGCTGGTGGGCGATGTGCTCAGCGATGCCTTGACCCGCCTGTTCAAGGACCCGACCGTCGGTCAGATCCTCGGCGAGTGA
- a CDS encoding 1-acyl-sn-glycerol-3-phosphate acyltransferase: protein MMGEFDAIRPYHDSEVPAVLARLISDKAFLDILTHFRFPRFANTFGWLLKPLIAHRLRREFAGVTSVATLQDKVEFYVDHTIERATDGVTYTGVEQFKSGTAYLFLANHRDIVMDPAFVNYAVYHAGLPTPRIAIGDNLLQKPFVSDLMRLNKSFIVHRSLSGRREKLAAYQLLSAYINHSILNDGQSIWIAQAEGRAKDGDDRTESAILKMFHMSRKDEPFGEVIQSLNLTPVSISYEYDPCDQAKARELYIRATTGSYTKAPGEDDVSIAKGITGYKGRVHVNFAAPIRALFEDTKQLAMEMDRQILGGYRLFPVHYLAYAQWQDADSALQVPNAAEVFPAQELTKAKEEWQRRLEACPPEHRPYLVLQYATPVRNQYRVKAGLALQ, encoded by the coding sequence ATGATGGGCGAATTCGATGCCATCCGACCTTACCACGACAGCGAAGTACCAGCGGTGCTGGCTCGGCTGATCAGCGACAAGGCATTCCTAGATATCCTCACCCACTTTCGCTTCCCGCGTTTTGCCAATACGTTCGGCTGGCTGCTCAAACCCCTGATCGCCCACCGCCTGCGCCGTGAGTTCGCCGGCGTCACCTCGGTGGCCACCTTGCAGGACAAGGTCGAGTTCTACGTCGACCACACCATCGAACGCGCCACCGACGGCGTGACCTATACCGGCGTCGAGCAGTTCAAGTCCGGTACGGCCTACCTATTCCTGGCCAATCATCGCGATATAGTCATGGACCCGGCCTTCGTCAATTACGCGGTCTACCATGCCGGCCTGCCGACACCTCGTATCGCGATTGGCGACAACCTGCTGCAAAAGCCGTTCGTCAGCGACCTGATGCGCCTGAACAAGAGCTTCATCGTGCATCGCTCCCTCAGCGGCCGTAGGGAAAAGCTCGCGGCTTACCAATTGCTCTCTGCCTACATCAACCACTCGATCCTCAACGACGGCCAGTCGATCTGGATCGCCCAGGCCGAAGGCCGGGCCAAGGATGGCGACGATCGTACCGAGTCGGCGATCCTCAAGATGTTCCACATGAGCCGCAAGGACGAGCCGTTCGGCGAAGTGATCCAGTCGCTGAACCTGACGCCGGTATCCATCAGCTACGAATATGACCCTTGCGACCAGGCCAAGGCCCGGGAGCTGTACATCCGCGCCACCACCGGCAGCTATACCAAGGCCCCGGGAGAGGACGACGTCAGCATCGCCAAGGGCATCACTGGCTACAAGGGCCGGGTCCACGTGAACTTCGCCGCGCCGATCCGCGCCCTGTTCGAGGACACCAAGCAGTTGGCCATGGAAATGGACCGGCAGATTCTCGGCGGCTACCGGCTGTTCCCGGTGCACTACCTGGCCTACGCCCAGTGGCAGGACGCCGACTCGGCGTTGCAAGTGCCCAACGCCGCCGAGGTGTTCCCGGCCCAGGAGCTGACCAAGGCAAAAGAAGAATGGCAACGCCGGCTCGAAGCCTGCCCGCCAGAGCATCGCCCCTACCTGGTATTGCAATACGCGACCCCGGTACGCAACCAGTACCGGGTCAAGGCAGGCCTGGCACTGCAGTAG
- a CDS encoding CPXCG motif-containing cysteine-rich protein, producing the protein MLETDHYQCPYCGEQAEAVLDLSAGDQTYIEDCPVCCRPIVFTLQTDGQEWMLDVHTEND; encoded by the coding sequence ATGCTGGAAACCGACCATTATCAATGTCCTTATTGCGGCGAACAGGCGGAGGCGGTGCTGGATCTCTCAGCCGGCGACCAGACCTATATAGAGGACTGCCCGGTTTGCTGCCGGCCCATCGTGTTCACGCTGCAGACCGATGGTCAGGAATGGATGCTCGATGTGCACACTGAAAACGACTGA
- a CDS encoding putative signal transducing protein → MQRIYEPENLMEGELLRGMLASEGIEAHLHGGDLLGGVGELPVFGLLALSVENHQVQRARELITAYNAALPLPCEEPDSFAGVLVC, encoded by the coding sequence ATGCAGCGTATCTATGAGCCGGAGAATCTGATGGAAGGTGAGCTGCTCCGGGGCATGTTGGCCAGCGAGGGTATCGAGGCCCATCTGCACGGCGGGGACCTGTTGGGGGGTGTAGGAGAGTTGCCGGTGTTCGGCTTGTTGGCGCTGTCGGTGGAAAATCACCAGGTGCAACGGGCACGGGAGTTGATCACTGCGTACAATGCCGCCTTGCCTTTGCCCTGCGAAGAGCCGGACAGTTTTGCCGGGGTATTGGTCTGTTAG
- a CDS encoding SOS response-associated peptidase — MCGRYALFRWNPAFAALPGFPADQRAQWNISPHDSVLIQRAEDGQRTLARARWGLTPPWLTDLSRTPAHARAETLAEQPMFRQAFRERRCLLPANGFYEWRGGSRKRPYWLTPGEGSSIFFAAIWEAYPVQEQVWLSTAVVTQAASTLRRPLILDAAGQEAWLDPETPLHALHALLASPPAALRERVLANLINDPKLNGPECLTPA, encoded by the coding sequence ATGTGTGGACGTTATGCCCTGTTTCGCTGGAATCCCGCGTTTGCCGCCTTGCCGGGGTTTCCCGCAGATCAGCGGGCCCAGTGGAACATCTCGCCCCATGACTCGGTGCTGATCCAGCGTGCTGAGGATGGTCAGCGTACCCTGGCCCGCGCCCGCTGGGGGCTGACGCCACCCTGGCTGACCGATCTGTCGCGCACTCCGGCCCATGCCCGGGCGGAGACCCTGGCCGAGCAGCCGATGTTTCGCCAGGCATTTCGCGAGCGCCGTTGCCTGTTGCCGGCCAATGGTTTCTACGAGTGGCGGGGTGGCAGCCGCAAGCGTCCTTACTGGCTGACGCCAGGGGAGGGCTCGTCGATTTTCTTTGCCGCGATCTGGGAAGCCTACCCGGTGCAAGAGCAAGTCTGGCTGAGTACTGCGGTGGTGACCCAGGCGGCTTCCACTCTGCGCCGCCCGCTGATTCTCGATGCTGCCGGCCAGGAAGCCTGGCTCGACCCCGAGACGCCCTTGCATGCCCTGCACGCCTTGCTGGCCAGTCCTCCCGCTGCCCTGCGTGAGCGAGTGCTGGCCAACCTGATCAACGATCCCAAGCTCAATGGCCCCGAGTGCCTGACCCCTGCTTGA
- a CDS encoding methyl-accepting chemotaxis protein produces the protein MISQVVTSVQSVSDSSEHTADIAIRTNQGVHKQMVEIDQVATAVHEMTATAQDVARNATQAAQAAGHADQAASQGMQIVRDTSSAIGALAEEIGRAVTVVQTLAKDSENINAILIAIRGIAEQTNLLALNAAIEAARAGEQGRGFAVVADEVRNLAQKTQQATEEIQSMIQQLQQGTREVVRVMEDSQHKTDQSVEHAAKAAQALETITQAVSVINDMNTQIASAAEEQSAVAEDINRNVINIGQVANEVAGGADESSAASAGLTKLAEQQRRLINQFKV, from the coding sequence ATGATCAGCCAAGTGGTGACTTCGGTGCAGAGTGTCAGTGACTCCTCGGAGCACACCGCCGACATCGCCATCCGCACCAACCAGGGCGTACACAAGCAGATGGTGGAGATCGACCAGGTGGCCACTGCCGTGCACGAGATGACCGCGACCGCCCAGGACGTGGCGCGCAACGCGACCCAGGCGGCACAAGCCGCCGGTCACGCCGACCAGGCCGCCAGCCAGGGCATGCAGATCGTGCGCGATACCTCCAGTGCCATCGGCGCCCTGGCCGAGGAAATCGGTCGTGCGGTCACCGTGGTACAGACCCTGGCCAAGGACAGCGAAAACATCAATGCCATCCTCATTGCCATCCGGGGTATTGCCGAGCAGACCAACCTGTTGGCGCTCAACGCCGCGATCGAGGCCGCCCGGGCCGGCGAGCAGGGGCGTGGCTTTGCCGTGGTCGCCGACGAGGTGCGCAACCTGGCGCAGAAGACCCAACAGGCCACCGAGGAAATCCAGTCGATGATCCAGCAGTTACAGCAAGGTACCCGGGAAGTGGTGCGGGTCATGGAGGACAGCCAGCACAAGACCGACCAGAGCGTGGAACATGCGGCCAAGGCAGCCCAGGCCCTGGAGACCATCACCCAGGCCGTTTCGGTGATCAACGACATGAACACCCAGATCGCCAGTGCTGCCGAGGAACAGAGCGCAGTGGCCGAGGACATCAACCGCAACGTGATCAATATCGGCCAGGTCGCCAATGAAGTTGCCGGAGGCGCCGATGAGTCCAGCGCCGCCAGTGCCGGCCTGACCAAGCTGGCCGAGCAGCAGCGACGCCTGATCAATCAATTCAAGGTGTGA